TCATCGCGCAGGCGGTGCTCATGGCGGAGATCGTCGTCGGCGCCTTCGAGGACGGCCTGCCGGCCGCCGCCCTCCGTACGCCGCTGCTGCTGCTCGCCGCGGTCGCCGCGGGGCGGGCGGTGGTGAGCTGGCTGACGGAGCTGGCCGCGCACCGGTCGAGTGCGGCGGTCAAGTCGGAGCTGCGGATGCGGCTGCTGACGGAGGCGGTACGGATCGGAGGTTCCCGTGCTCCGGCGCGGCCGGGGGCGGCGGGCCCCGAAAAGCAGGACACGGACGGCCCGGAGAAGCAGGGCACGGACCGCCCGGAGACGCAGGCCGCGGACGGCGCCGCCGGGGGCGAACTCCGTACCGGCGAACTCGCCGCCCTCGCCACCCGCGGCATCGACGCCCTGGACGCCTACTTCGCCCGCTACCTGCCCCAACTCGGCCTCGCCGTCGTCGTCCCCGCGGCCGTCCTCGCGCGCATCGTCACCGACGACTGGGTCTCCGCCGCGATCATCGCCGGCACCCTGCCGCTGATCCCGGTCTTCATGACGCTCATCGGCTGGGCCACCCAGGCGGCCACCGACCGCCAGTGGCGCACCCTCTCGCGGCTCTCCGCCCACTTCCTCGACGTCGTCTCCGGCCTGCCGACGCTCAAGGTCTTCGGCCGCGCGAAGGCTCAGGCCGACAACATCCGCACCATCACCGCCGACTACCGGCGCGCGACGATGCGCACCCTGCGGATCGCCTTTCTGTCGTCGTTCGCGCTGGAGTTGCTGGCGACGATCTCGGTGGCGCTGGTCGCGGTCACCATCGGCATGCGGCTGGTCCACGGCGAACTCGACCTGTACACCGGCCTGGTGGTGCTCATCCTGGCCCCGGAGGCGTACCTGCCGCTGCGCCAGGTCGGCACGCACTACCACGCCGCGGCGGAGGGCCTGGCGGCGGCGGACAGGGTCTTCGCGATCCTGGAACGGGGCGAACCCCGCGAAGCCGAGGCACGCCCGACCGCACCGGCCACGGGCACGGTCCCGGTCCCGGCGCCGGCGGACTCGACGACCGCAGCCGCCACGGCAACCGCAGCCCCAGCCCCGCACGCCCGCCCAAGGGTAGGCGCCCCCACCGACAACGCGTGCCCGGACGCCCGCCACGCGGACCTCGTCCTCGACGGTCTCGTCGTACGGCACGAAGGCCGGACCGAGGACTCCCTTCCGCGTACGGACCTCACCCTCCGCCCCGGCGAGACCGTGGCGCTCACCGGGCCCTCCGGCGGCGGCAAGTCGACGCTCCTCGCGGCGCTCCTGGGCCTCGTGCCCCCCGCGTCCGGCCGGGTGCTCATCGGCGGGCGCGACCTCGCCGGGCTGGACCTGCCGAGCTGGCACGCACAGGTCGCCTGGGTACCGCAGCGGCCCGCGCTCTTCGCCGGCACCATCGCCGACAACGTCCGCCTCCCCCGCCCCGACGCCACCGACGCCGAGGTCGTGCGCGCACTCCGCGACGCCGCCGCCGGCGACCTCGACCCCGCCGCCGTCCTCGGCGAGGGCGGCGCCGGCCTCTCCGCCGGGCAGCGGCAACGGGTCGCGCTCGCACGGGCGTTCCTCGCCGACCGGCCCGTGGTCCTCCTCGACGAGCCGACCGCCGCCCTCGACGGCGACACCGAGGCCGCCGTCACCGCCGCGATCGCCCGGCTGGCCCGGGGCCGCACGGTGCTGCTCGTAGCGCACCGCCCGGCGCTGCTGGGGGTGGCGGACCGGGTGGTGCGACTGGGGGAGGGCCGTCCGCCGGCTGCCGCCGGGACGCACGCGGTACGGGCCGGGGCGGAGGTGCCGGCGGCCCGTTCCGTACCGGAGCGGGCCGGCGAGGGCACGTACGGCAGCGGATCGTACGAGCCGGAGGAGGCGCCCCGCGGCGGCAGCGCGCTGCGCACCACCACCGCCCGCGGGCGGCTGGCGCTCGCCGCGCTGCTCGGCGCGCTGGCGCTCGCCTCCGCCGTGGGACTCATGGGCGTCTCGGGGTGGTTGATCTCCCGGGCCTCCGAACAGCCGCCGGTGCTCTACCTCATGGTCGCGGTGACCGCCACCCGCGCGTTCGGCATCGGGCGCGCCGTCTTCCGCTACGCCGAGCGCCTCGTCTCCCACGACGCCGTGCTACGGATCCTCGCGGACCTCCGCGTCGCCGTGTACACCCGGCTCGAACGCCTCGCCCCCGCCGGCCTCGCCCCGCACCGCCGCGGCGACCTGCTGACCCGGCTCGTCGCGGACACCGACACGCTCCAGGACCGCTACCTGCGCTGGCTGCTGCCCGTCTCCGCAGCCGCGCTGGTCGGCGCCGGGTCCGTGGGGATGGCGGCCGTGCTGCTGCCCGAGGCGGGCGCCGTGCTCGCGGCCGGGCTGCTGGCGGCGGGCGTCGGGGTACCGCTGCTGGCCGTGGCGACGGCCCGGCGGACGGAGACCCGGCTCGCGCCGGCGCGGGCCGCGCTCGCGACGGAGGTCGTCGACGTCCTCACCGGCACGGCGGAACTCGCCGTCGCCGGCGCCCTGCCCCGCCGTCTCGCCGCACTCCGCGACGCCGACCGCCGGCTGACCCGTATCGCCGCCCGCAGCGCCGCGGCGCTCGCGCTGGGCGCGGGGCTGTCGGCGCTGATCTGCGGGCTGACCGTGGTGGGGGCGGCGGCTGCCGGGGCGCAGGCGGTGTACGAGGGGCGGCTGCCCGGCGTGTGGCTGGGGGTGGTGGTGCTGGGGACGCTCGCGGCGTTCGAGGCGGTGAACGGGATGCCGCTGGCGTTGCAGCAGCGGGCCCGGGTGCGGCGGAGCGCGGCGCGCGTGGACGAGATCCTGGAAGCGCCGCCGCCGGCCGCGGAGGGCACGGGGCGGCCGCCTTCGGATCCGTTCCCGGTGACGCTGACGGGGGTGGTGGCGCGGCATCCGGGGCAGGCCGGGCTTGCGCTGGACGGGGTGGATCTGGCGCTGACGCGGGGGCGGCGGGTCGCGGTGGTGGGTGCGTCGGGGTCGGGGAAGACGACGCTGGCGCACGTGCTGCTGCGGTTCCTGGATCCGGTGGCGGGTGCGTACCGGCTGGGGGAGGAGGGAGAGGGCACCGCTCTCGACCCGGAGCGCCGCTCTCCGGAGCACCGCTCTCCCGCGAGTGCACTGCTCTCACACGAGAGCACCGCTGACGCCCTCGTCTGCGACCCCGACGCCGTACGCCGCCTCGTCGGCCTCTGCGCCCAGGACGCCCACCTCTTCGACAGCACCCTGCGCGAGAACCTGCGCCTCGCGTGCATCGACGCCACCGACGACGACCTGCGCGAAGCCCTCGCCGCCGCCCGCCTCCTCGACTGGGTCGAGACCCTGCCGCTGGGCCTCGGCACCCCGGTCGGCGAACACGGGGCCCGGCTCTCCGGCGGCCAGCGCCAGCGCCTCGCCCTGGCCCGCGCGCTCCT
The Streptomyces sp. CNQ-509 DNA segment above includes these coding regions:
- the cydD gene encoding thiol reductant ABC exporter subunit CydD, which gives rise to MKPVDPRLARYARATRLFLLATVALGAAGAGLVIAQAVLMAEIVVGAFEDGLPAAALRTPLLLLAAVAAGRAVVSWLTELAAHRSSAAVKSELRMRLLTEAVRIGGSRAPARPGAAGPEKQDTDGPEKQGTDRPETQAADGAAGGELRTGELAALATRGIDALDAYFARYLPQLGLAVVVPAAVLARIVTDDWVSAAIIAGTLPLIPVFMTLIGWATQAATDRQWRTLSRLSAHFLDVVSGLPTLKVFGRAKAQADNIRTITADYRRATMRTLRIAFLSSFALELLATISVALVAVTIGMRLVHGELDLYTGLVVLILAPEAYLPLRQVGTHYHAAAEGLAAADRVFAILERGEPREAEARPTAPATGTVPVPAPADSTTAAATATAAPAPHARPRVGAPTDNACPDARHADLVLDGLVVRHEGRTEDSLPRTDLTLRPGETVALTGPSGGGKSTLLAALLGLVPPASGRVLIGGRDLAGLDLPSWHAQVAWVPQRPALFAGTIADNVRLPRPDATDAEVVRALRDAAAGDLDPAAVLGEGGAGLSAGQRQRVALARAFLADRPVVLLDEPTAALDGDTEAAVTAAIARLARGRTVLLVAHRPALLGVADRVVRLGEGRPPAAAGTHAVRAGAEVPAARSVPERAGEGTYGSGSYEPEEAPRGGSALRTTTARGRLALAALLGALALASAVGLMGVSGWLISRASEQPPVLYLMVAVTATRAFGIGRAVFRYAERLVSHDAVLRILADLRVAVYTRLERLAPAGLAPHRRGDLLTRLVADTDTLQDRYLRWLLPVSAAALVGAGSVGMAAVLLPEAGAVLAAGLLAAGVGVPLLAVATARRTETRLAPARAALATEVVDVLTGTAELAVAGALPRRLAALRDADRRLTRIAARSAAALALGAGLSALICGLTVVGAAAAGAQAVYEGRLPGVWLGVVVLGTLAAFEAVNGMPLALQQRARVRRSAARVDEILEAPPPAAEGTGRPPSDPFPVTLTGVVARHPGQAGLALDGVDLALTRGRRVAVVGASGSGKTTLAHVLLRFLDPVAGAYRLGEEGEGTALDPERRSPEHRSPASALLSHESTADALVCDPDAVRRLVGLCAQDAHLFDSTLRENLRLACIDATDDDLREALAAARLLDWVETLPLGLGTPVGEHGARLSGGQRQRLALARALLADFPVLVLDEPAEHLDLPTADALTADLLAATEGRTTVLITHRLTGLEAVDEIVVLERGRVVQRGTYAELAEANGPFRRTLLRERAHPSPYPYETADGRGAPGEPHVTDNPDFPHREPLITLGT